A single window of Rubrobacter aplysinae DNA harbors:
- a CDS encoding response regulator transcription factor has product MEGSSAQNDKNGATRVLLADDHTMFREGLAGLISSYGGMEVVGSTANDSEAAALAERLRPDVVIMQVQMPFEQARETLARMRAISPPPKVIIVTMFENPRYVRELMRLGASAYLLKSSSSSQLIGAVRAAVYDPQGADVIVGMPTSALEQGEEASGKVLSARELEVLLLMSRGLSNQRIASQLHLAETTVKRHLANVYGKMGVHSRSEATRRALHDEWITIRDVTEDREEDGAI; this is encoded by the coding sequence TTGGAAGGTTCGTCGGCACAGAACGATAAGAACGGCGCTACCCGGGTCCTTCTAGCCGACGATCACACCATGTTCCGCGAGGGTCTCGCCGGCCTCATCTCCTCTTACGGCGGCATGGAAGTCGTGGGTAGCACGGCGAACGACTCGGAGGCCGCAGCCTTGGCCGAGCGGCTGCGGCCGGATGTCGTGATCATGCAGGTGCAGATGCCTTTCGAGCAGGCGCGGGAGACGCTCGCCCGGATGCGGGCCATTTCGCCGCCGCCGAAGGTCATCATAGTCACCATGTTCGAGAACCCGCGCTACGTGCGGGAGCTCATGAGGCTCGGGGCCAGCGCGTACCTCTTGAAGAGCTCTTCTTCGAGCCAGTTGATCGGCGCGGTACGGGCGGCGGTCTACGATCCGCAGGGTGCGGACGTAATAGTCGGCATGCCGACCTCGGCCCTCGAACAGGGAGAGGAGGCCTCTGGCAAAGTTCTTTCCGCGAGAGAGCTCGAGGTGTTGCTCCTGATGTCTCGCGGGCTCTCTAACCAGCGGATCGCCAGCCAGCTACACCTGGCCGAAACCACGGTAAAGCGCCACCTGGCCAACGTCTACGGCAAGATGGGCGTGCATTCGCGCAGCGAGGCCACCAGGAGGGCGTTACACGACGAGTGGATCACTATCCGCGACGTTACCGAGGACCGGGAAGAAGACGGGGCTATCTAA
- a CDS encoding GNAT family N-acetyltransferase → MYRWAAFTPEGEPVGHLAAMPQAYRINGRRVIAHTPGDYMVLPGYGFQALSLMRNFFRATENCVACDMAPAVISIETRMGAEVAGEMQYAAKLLDVSRLPMPSVPARLRRLLKRSQEPEESESQEPDLDTGDAPEPPKRPRAPIPAPVKAALNAGLAAVDGALARNYAPGVEVEEIEHFDEPFDEFFEKVAAVIPCVPEKDAAFLRWRYGPGSLQDPVKVLGVRGHQGLQGYAVLKVAPSSREDAYILDLTVLPGYRDAARALLRETVHYFRREGVNIIRYRFIDSPTSPRSDSLRRMGFYQRKGRSNNLLVKFSDPELHEAARHLDNWSYTTGDGEATFMLR, encoded by the coding sequence ATGTACCGGTGGGCGGCGTTCACCCCCGAAGGCGAGCCGGTCGGGCACCTGGCCGCCATGCCCCAGGCGTACCGCATAAACGGCCGGCGCGTGATCGCCCACACCCCCGGCGACTACATGGTGCTCCCCGGATATGGCTTCCAGGCCCTCTCCCTCATGCGGAACTTTTTCCGCGCCACGGAGAACTGCGTCGCCTGCGACATGGCCCCGGCCGTGATCTCCATCGAGACCCGCATGGGAGCGGAGGTGGCCGGCGAGATGCAGTATGCGGCCAAGCTCCTCGACGTCTCCCGGCTGCCAATGCCCTCCGTCCCGGCCCGCCTGAGACGGCTCCTCAAACGTAGCCAGGAGCCAGAAGAATCCGAATCCCAGGAGCCTGACCTGGACACCGGGGACGCGCCGGAGCCGCCGAAGCGTCCGCGCGCGCCGATACCCGCCCCGGTGAAGGCCGCGCTCAACGCGGGCCTCGCCGCCGTGGACGGGGCCCTGGCCCGGAACTACGCCCCGGGGGTCGAGGTGGAGGAGATAGAACATTTCGACGAGCCCTTCGACGAGTTCTTCGAGAAGGTCGCCGCCGTCATACCCTGCGTGCCGGAGAAGGACGCCGCCTTCCTGCGCTGGCGCTATGGTCCGGGCTCGCTACAGGATCCGGTAAAAGTGCTCGGCGTCCGGGGACACCAGGGGCTCCAGGGCTACGCCGTGCTCAAGGTCGCTCCCAGCTCCCGCGAGGACGCGTACATACTGGATCTCACGGTGCTGCCCGGCTACCGGGACGCCGCCCGGGCGCTCCTGCGGGAGACCGTCCACTACTTCCGCCGCGAAGGCGTGAACATCATCCGCTACCGCTTTATAGACTCCCCCACCTCCCCGAGGTCGGACTCGTTGCGGCGTATGGGTTTCTACCAGCGCAAGGGCCGCTCGAATAATCTGCTGGTCAAGTTCTCGGACCCGGAGCTGCACGAGGCGGCCCGGCACCTCGACAACTGGTCGTACACCACCGGGGATGGCGAAGCCACCTTCATGCTCCGCTAG
- the trhA gene encoding PAQR family membrane homeostasis protein TrhA → MRPSRFRLRGFREFREPFSGLSHLVGGVLAAVGLVALLAAAVMAGSAERGVAFGVYGASLVGLYAASALYHLLPVSERATARLRKLDHAMIFVLIAGTYTPVCLLALSGPWRWGLLGTVWTLAICGVLMKLRRIGSRSWPTVALYLGLGWLSVAALPKLLEALPVGALVWLAAGGLVYSAGAVIYATKRPDLLPGSFGHHGLWHLFVIAGSACHFWALARYVAPLG, encoded by the coding sequence ATGAGACCGTCCAGGTTCCGGCTGCGGGGCTTCAGGGAGTTTAGGGAGCCTTTTAGCGGGCTTTCCCACCTCGTGGGAGGGGTGCTCGCGGCGGTGGGGCTGGTCGCGCTGCTGGCGGCCGCGGTGATGGCCGGCAGTGCGGAGCGGGGCGTGGCCTTCGGCGTCTACGGGGCGAGTCTGGTGGGGCTGTACGCGGCCAGCGCGCTGTACCACCTGCTGCCGGTCTCCGAGAGGGCGACGGCCCGGCTGCGCAAGCTGGACCACGCCATGATCTTCGTACTCATAGCGGGTACCTACACGCCGGTGTGCCTGCTCGCGTTGAGCGGTCCGTGGCGCTGGGGACTTCTCGGTACCGTGTGGACCCTGGCAATCTGCGGCGTGCTGATGAAGCTGCGCCGGATCGGCTCCCGGTCCTGGCCCACGGTCGCGCTCTACCTCGGGCTCGGCTGGCTCTCGGTGGCGGCGTTGCCGAAGCTCCTCGAGGCACTCCCGGTCGGAGCCCTGGTGTGGCTCGCCGCCGGAGGTCTCGTGTACAGCGCCGGGGCTGTCATCTACGCGACCAAACGCCCCGACCTCCTGCCCGGCAGTTTCGGCCACCACGGGCTGTGGCACCTCTTCGTGATCGCGGGCAGCGCCTGCCACTTCTGGGCCCTGGCCCGCTACGTCGCGCCGCTGGGCTAG
- a CDS encoding metal-dependent hydrolase, whose amino-acid sequence MRTYTHAILSHVVAGRFSDGRYAAWASAGAALPDLPALAGSAWLALRGRRFSRRSFYGEVCGSRRFALPDAALHSAPALAVPALALAAYGLRGRPSPRGTWFLLGWAGHVASDVLTHGSDARPPLWPLSRWRFESPVSYRERNRHGVPFTAAEHAVLLALGYAALRRRGR is encoded by the coding sequence ATGCGCACCTACACCCACGCCATCCTCTCCCACGTGGTCGCAGGCCGCTTCTCGGACGGCCGCTACGCGGCGTGGGCCTCGGCCGGGGCGGCGCTCCCGGACCTCCCGGCGCTCGCGGGCTCGGCGTGGCTGGCCTTGCGCGGGCGCCGTTTCTCCCGGCGGTCCTTCTACGGCGAGGTCTGCGGCAGCCGCCGCTTCGCCCTCCCGGATGCCGCACTGCACTCGGCGCCGGCGCTCGCCGTCCCGGCGCTCGCGCTGGCGGCGTACGGCCTGAGAGGACGCCCCTCACCCCGTGGCACGTGGTTCCTGCTCGGCTGGGCCGGGCACGTGGCCTCGGACGTGTTGACCCACGGCTCGGACGCCCGCCCGCCGCTGTGGCCCCTGTCCCGGTGGCGCTTCGAGAGCCCCGTCTCCTACCGGGAGCGCAACCGGCACGGCGTCCCGTTCACCGCGGCCGAGCACGCGGTTCTCCTGGCCCTCGGCTACGCCGCCCTCCGGCGGCGAGGACGGTAG
- the murJ gene encoding murein biosynthesis integral membrane protein MurJ, which produces MPAMSSLLRATLSISAATVLSRVTGYGRIVTMAVVLSTGLVAQAYGAAGLLPSLIYELLLGGIMYSIFIPVLIERMTNHGEDDARRLTNALFTVILPLMAVVTLVGILFAEPFVELATRWEDSQQLSSAEAERVKDIAVLFFRIFAIQMLFYGINTLGTGVLQAHRRFFLPTFAPALNNLFVICSFVAYALVADQNQTLALYLLAGGTTVGVAVMALALVPTMIALGYVPRPQFGHPALGPTMRLAGPMVILVAASVGFQFFATFLASEFDRVAELNYAFTIFSLPYGIFAVAIATALLPELSERYSLGDSEGYLENFSLGLRSIAFVMVPATVGTVALAGPIVGILYQYGAFGPEQTRIVSTLLAAYAVGLLGYSAYFFLVRSFYSRQNTKTPAVLNVAIFFVFVGFSYALSRVLYAQGIALALSAAYAALALASLWATRREIGSVDGRRLLTSLAKFLAAGAAMYAAILLGTSLLGTGSDFVERAGVLVLVGGVSVAVYLGVALFLRAEELEYVVSLIRRRVSGKAGNEEESKDESKNGSEEENEPV; this is translated from the coding sequence ATGCCCGCCATGTCCAGCCTCCTGAGAGCAACGCTCTCCATCTCCGCGGCCACCGTCCTCTCGCGGGTCACGGGCTACGGGCGGATAGTGACCATGGCGGTCGTATTGAGCACGGGTCTGGTGGCCCAGGCTTACGGGGCGGCGGGGCTGTTGCCGAGCCTGATCTACGAGCTACTCCTCGGCGGGATCATGTACTCGATCTTCATCCCGGTGCTCATAGAGCGGATGACCAACCACGGCGAGGACGACGCCCGCCGCCTCACCAACGCCCTGTTCACAGTAATACTCCCACTGATGGCGGTCGTCACCCTCGTCGGCATCCTGTTCGCCGAGCCCTTCGTCGAGCTCGCGACCCGGTGGGAAGATAGCCAGCAGCTTTCCTCCGCGGAGGCCGAGCGGGTAAAGGATATCGCGGTGCTATTCTTCAGGATATTCGCCATTCAGATGCTCTTCTACGGGATAAACACCCTGGGCACCGGCGTCCTACAGGCCCACCGGCGCTTCTTTCTGCCGACCTTCGCCCCGGCGCTCAACAATCTGTTCGTGATCTGCTCTTTCGTCGCCTACGCGCTGGTGGCGGATCAAAACCAGACCCTGGCGCTGTACCTGCTCGCGGGCGGCACCACCGTCGGCGTCGCGGTGATGGCGCTCGCGCTGGTGCCCACGATGATAGCCCTCGGCTACGTCCCCCGGCCGCAGTTCGGGCATCCCGCGCTCGGCCCGACGATGAGGCTCGCCGGGCCGATGGTGATCCTGGTCGCCGCCTCGGTCGGGTTCCAGTTCTTCGCCACCTTCCTCGCCAGCGAGTTCGACCGGGTCGCCGAGCTAAACTACGCCTTCACCATCTTCTCCCTGCCCTACGGGATCTTCGCCGTCGCCATAGCCACGGCTCTACTGCCGGAGCTATCGGAAAGGTACTCTCTCGGCGACTCGGAGGGTTACCTCGAAAACTTCTCGCTCGGCCTGAGATCCATAGCCTTCGTCATGGTCCCGGCGACCGTCGGCACCGTCGCCCTCGCCGGACCGATAGTCGGCATCCTGTACCAGTACGGCGCGTTCGGCCCGGAACAGACCCGGATAGTATCCACGCTGCTCGCAGCCTACGCCGTAGGGCTCCTCGGCTACTCGGCGTACTTCTTTCTGGTGCGCTCCTTCTACTCCCGACAGAACACCAAGACCCCGGCCGTCCTGAACGTCGCCATATTCTTCGTCTTCGTAGGCTTCTCCTACGCGCTGTCGCGGGTGCTCTACGCCCAGGGTATAGCCCTGGCGCTCTCGGCGGCCTACGCGGCGCTGGCGCTGGCGAGCCTGTGGGCGACGCGGCGGGAGATCGGCTCCGTGGACGGCAGGCGGCTCTTGACCTCTCTCGCCAAGTTCCTGGCCGCCGGGGCCGCGATGTACGCCGCGATCCTGCTCGGGACGTCGCTCCTCGGAACCGGCTCGGATTTCGTGGAGCGTGCCGGCGTCCTCGTCCTGGTCGGCGGCGTCTCGGTTGCCGTGTACCTCGGCGTCGCCCTGTTCCTCAGGGCCGAGGAGCTGGAGTACGTGGTGTCCCTGATACGCCGCCGGGTATCCGGCAAAGCGGGAAACGAGGAAGAAAGTAAGGACGAAAGCAAGAACGGAAGCGAGGAGGAGAACGAGCCGGTATAG
- a CDS encoding fatty acid desaturase family protein: protein MNGSPSPGRVAEANKYAELKKIVKQEGLLERQPAYYAAKMVLTLAMLAVGVVLIFVLDSLPLLLLDAAYLAFVFVQISLVAHDWGHRQFSFKRAWKNRLVTLVLGNLLLGISQQWWIDKHNDHHANPNHMDQDPDVDIPLLAFEEEQALDKQGIARFVVKYQAAMIFPLSLLQSLSMSRSSIQFLLGKRAKSTLSEALLMVAHFVLYFGLLFILLPPLQAALFVVVHRGLFGMYMVSIFAPNHKAMPTLNEGSELDFLSRQVLTSRNVRQNLVTDFMYGGLNYQIEHHLFPSLPRNNLKRLKPLVQAFCHSRGIAYHETSVLRSYREILEHLHEVGEPLRREDKKGKIA from the coding sequence ATGAACGGCTCCCCTTCTCCGGGGCGTGTTGCAGAGGCCAACAAGTACGCCGAGTTGAAGAAGATCGTCAAGCAGGAGGGGCTTCTGGAGCGTCAGCCCGCGTACTATGCGGCGAAGATGGTCCTCACGCTCGCCATGCTGGCCGTGGGCGTCGTCCTGATATTCGTGCTGGATAGCCTCCCGTTGCTACTACTGGACGCGGCGTACCTGGCGTTCGTGTTCGTCCAGATCAGCCTCGTCGCCCACGACTGGGGCCACCGGCAGTTCTCGTTCAAGAGGGCCTGGAAGAACCGGCTGGTGACCCTCGTGCTCGGCAACCTCTTGCTCGGCATAAGCCAGCAGTGGTGGATAGACAAGCACAACGACCACCACGCAAACCCGAACCACATGGACCAGGACCCCGACGTGGACATCCCGCTGCTCGCCTTCGAGGAGGAGCAGGCACTGGATAAGCAGGGGATTGCGCGGTTCGTGGTGAAGTATCAGGCGGCCATGATCTTCCCGCTCTCTCTGCTGCAGTCCCTGAGCATGAGCCGCAGCAGCATTCAGTTCCTGCTGGGCAAGCGGGCCAAGAGTACGCTCTCGGAGGCGCTGCTGATGGTCGCGCACTTCGTGCTGTACTTCGGGCTGTTGTTTATCTTGCTGCCGCCACTGCAGGCGGCGCTGTTCGTGGTCGTGCACCGGGGGCTGTTCGGCATGTACATGGTCTCGATCTTCGCCCCGAACCACAAGGCGATGCCGACCCTGAACGAGGGCAGCGAGCTCGACTTTCTGAGCCGGCAGGTCCTGACCAGCCGCAACGTGCGCCAAAATCTCGTCACGGACTTTATGTACGGCGGCCTCAACTATCAGATAGAGCACCACCTCTTCCCGAGTCTGCCCCGCAACAACCTCAAGCGGCTAAAGCCGCTCGTGCAGGCCTTCTGCCACTCGCGCGGGATCGCGTACCACGAGACCAGCGTCCTGCGATCCTACCGCGAGATCCTGGAGCACCTGCACGAGGTGGGCGAGCCTTTGCGCCGAGAGGATAAGAAAGGCAAGATAGCGTAG
- a CDS encoding TIGR01777 family oxidoreductase gives MNILISGSNGLVGSALIPELEARGHRVIRLVRGEGYSGDAVSWDPSAGTIDSEALAASRPDGVVHIAGESIASGRWTERKKQAILQSRREGTRLLAKALAALPEPPQVMVSASASGFYGSRGDEILTENSDPGDTFLAEVCREWETAAQPARDAGIRVVHPRLGIVLSAEGGALATTLPIFKLGGGGKIGDGSQFWPWVALDDVVGAIVHALEDDTMRGPANVCSPNPHRNSEYTRILGRVLGRPTVVPLPARAARIALGEMADELLLVSARMKPTHLQNKGYEFRHPQLEGALKHLLGR, from the coding sequence GTGAACATTCTTATTAGCGGTTCGAACGGTCTCGTGGGGTCGGCCCTGATCCCGGAGCTCGAGGCCAGGGGACACCGGGTCATACGGCTCGTACGCGGCGAGGGATACTCCGGCGACGCGGTAAGCTGGGACCCTTCGGCCGGCACCATAGACTCCGAGGCGCTAGCCGCGTCCCGGCCCGACGGCGTCGTCCACATCGCCGGAGAGAGCATCGCCTCCGGACGCTGGACCGAGCGCAAGAAGCAGGCCATCCTGCAGAGCCGCAGGGAAGGGACCAGGCTTCTCGCCAAGGCCCTGGCCGCCCTGCCGGAGCCGCCTCAGGTGATGGTCTCCGCCTCCGCCTCCGGGTTCTACGGCAGCCGGGGCGACGAGATACTAACGGAGAATAGCGACCCCGGGGATACGTTCCTGGCCGAGGTGTGCCGGGAGTGGGAGACCGCCGCCCAGCCGGCTCGCGACGCCGGCATCCGGGTGGTGCATCCCCGGCTGGGCATCGTGCTCTCGGCCGAAGGCGGGGCGCTGGCGACGACGCTCCCGATCTTCAAGCTCGGGGGCGGCGGCAAGATCGGGGACGGCAGCCAATTCTGGCCCTGGGTCGCGCTGGACGACGTGGTGGGCGCCATCGTCCACGCTCTCGAAGACGACACCATGCGGGGGCCGGCGAACGTCTGTTCCCCGAACCCCCACCGCAACTCCGAGTACACCAGGATTCTCGGCCGGGTGCTCGGGCGTCCGACCGTGGTCCCGCTGCCCGCGCGGGCCGCCCGGATCGCGCTGGGCGAGATGGCCGACGAGCTTTTGCTGGTGAGCGCCCGCATGAAGCCGACGCACCTGCAGAACAAGGGCTACGAATTCCGCCACCCGCAGCTCGAAGGCGCGCTGAAACACCTACTGGGGAGGTAA
- a CDS encoding nucleoside deaminase, whose protein sequence is MDHEKHMNRAIELARRNPDAPFGCVIADVAGEVVAEGVNDADRSPILHGETAAIIQLFDRDPGADPSNLTLYTTAEPCPMCSGAMLWSGIPRLYYGTSVVTLKGLGLDHIDLACEEVSHRCSFASFEAEGGLLERECDALFEELAQRPGV, encoded by the coding sequence ATGGATCACGAAAAGCACATGAACCGGGCCATCGAGCTCGCCCGGCGCAACCCCGACGCGCCTTTCGGGTGCGTCATCGCGGACGTCGCCGGAGAGGTCGTCGCCGAAGGGGTAAACGACGCGGATCGGAGCCCCATCCTGCACGGGGAGACGGCGGCCATAATCCAGCTCTTCGACCGGGACCCGGGTGCGGACCCCTCGAACCTCACGCTGTACACGACCGCCGAGCCCTGCCCGATGTGCTCCGGCGCCATGCTGTGGTCCGGCATCCCGCGCCTCTACTACGGGACGTCCGTAGTCACCCTGAAAGGTCTCGGCCTCGACCACATAGACCTCGCCTGTGAAGAGGTCTCCCACCGGTGCTCGTTCGCCAGCTTCGAGGCGGAAGGCGGCCTGCTAGAGCGAGAGTGCGACGCCCTATTCGAGGAGCTGGCCCAGAGACCGGGTGTGTGA